One part of the Gemmatimonadales bacterium genome encodes these proteins:
- a CDS encoding ATP-binding protein, which yields MSDQQLTVWSLFLAAVLSVAIVVAALVLALVISQRRRLALERAHARRMLVAQEEERSRVARELHDDALQRLAVIRHELDQVAVLAGPEAVHRIGGVSGELEDLATVLRTAAHQLHPSVVEKAGLVRALGAMADEFGRTAGLEVRLALPPPDLAVPATVGVAAYRIAQEALRNVVRHAGVAQADLSLELKDGTLTLRIADAGKGFAAGRSRAEDGLGLIAMRQRTVAIGGQLTVAAAPAGGTVVTATLPSRASA from the coding sequence GTGTCCGACCAGCAGCTGACCGTCTGGTCGCTGTTCCTGGCGGCCGTGCTGAGCGTCGCCATCGTGGTGGCGGCGCTGGTGCTGGCGCTGGTGATATCGCAGCGCCGCCGGCTCGCGCTGGAGCGGGCGCACGCGCGCCGGATGCTCGTGGCGCAGGAGGAAGAGCGCTCGCGGGTGGCCCGCGAGCTGCACGACGACGCGCTGCAGCGCCTGGCGGTGATCCGCCACGAGCTGGACCAGGTGGCCGTGCTCGCGGGGCCCGAGGCGGTGCACCGCATCGGGGGCGTGTCGGGGGAGCTGGAGGACCTCGCGACGGTGCTCCGCACCGCGGCGCACCAGCTCCACCCGTCCGTGGTGGAGAAGGCCGGACTGGTGCGCGCCCTCGGCGCCATGGCCGACGAGTTCGGGCGCACGGCGGGCCTCGAGGTGCGGCTCGCGCTCCCGCCGCCGGACCTCGCGGTGCCGGCGACGGTGGGCGTGGCCGCGTACCGGATCGCGCAGGAGGCGCTGCGCAACGTGGTCCGGCACGCCGGCGTCGCGCAGGCCGACCTGTCGCTCGAGCTGAAGGACGGGACGCTGACGCTCCGGATCGCCGACGCGGGCAAGGGCTTCGCCGCCGGGCGGTCGCGGGCCGAGGACGGCCTGGGGCTGATCGCGATGCGGCAGCGCACGGTCGCGATCGGCGGACAGCTGACGGTGGCCGCGGCGCCGGCCGGCGGCACGGTCGTCACCGCGACGCTGCCCAGCCGGGCGAGCGCGTGA